DNA from Chryseomicrobium sp. FSL W7-1435:
ACGGATATGACGTGACAGATCTTGGCATCAAAGTGACACCACAAGAACTGATAGAACAAGTGCGTACGCACAAGCCGGATATCATTGGGTTGTCGGGGCTGCTTGTGAAATCCGCGCAACAGATGGTCGTTACGGCTCAAGATTTAAAAGCCGCAGGAATTGATACTCCGGTAGTTGTAGGGGGAGCCGCGTTAACACGCAAATTCACCGCAAATAAAATTGCGAAAGAATATGATGGTTTAGTTCTCTACGCCAAAGATGCAATGGATGGTCTTCAGCTTTTCAATGACCTCCAAAATCCAAATAACCGTTTGGAGATTGAGCAAACTTATCAAGAAGATCAACAAAGACGTGCGGTTGCGCCAGAACAAGAGATTCCTAGAAAGCCTCACGAGATTGGTGTGTCCAAAGTAAGCAAAGATGTTCAGGTCTATACACCGACTGATTTAGACGTTCATATTTTGCGAGACTTCTCGCTTCGTCAAGTCTATCCGTACATCAATCAGCAAATGTTGTTAGGGCATCATTTAGGGATGAAGGGGAAGATTTCTCGGTTGCTGGAGGAGAAGGATGAACGCACACTCAAGCTGAAAGAGATGACGGACCAACTGTTTGATCAAGCGGTGACGAAAGGAATTTTGCAAGCCTCTGCTATTTATCAATTTTTCCCGGCACAATCAGATGGTGATGATGTGATTATTTATGATCCAAAAGATCAAACGAAAGTAATTGAACGTTTTCATTTTCCGAGACAGCAAAAAACGGACTTCTTATGTTTGGCAGATTACTTAAAGCCGGTAGGTGAAGAAATGGACTACGTTGGATTCTTTACAGTGACTGCAGGAAAAGGGATTCGAACGTGGGCGCAACAACTAAAAGAACAAGGAAAGTTCTTAGAAAGCCATGCCTTACAATCACTTGCTTTGGAGACGGCGGAAGGTCTTGCTGAGCGCATGCATGAAATGATGCGTACTCGTTGGGGATTCCCAGACCCAGTAGAGCTGACAGTACAAGACCTATTTAGAACGAAGTATCAAGGTCAGCGTTTTTCTTTTGGCTACCCAGCATGTCCAGATTTAGAAGATCAAAAGAAACTATGGAAACTACTAAATCCAGAACGCATAGGAGTGGAGCTGACAGAAGGGTGTATGATGGAGCCAGAAGCTTCTGTATCAGCTATGGTATTCGCGCATCCAGAGGCACGATATTTCAATGTTTATTAATAAACACGCACCTTTTTTAGGTGCGTGGCTCTATTTTTCGATTAAAATTAATATAGCGAGTTCCTTGATAAGTTAGTAAGCCCTGATCACCTTCTGCTAACTGTCCAAATTCGTGACCACGAAGGGGAAGTTCGATTCGGTCTCCACTTTGTACTTCAAAAGTTACATAATACCAAGTATTGGCTGCACTATCACCTGTACCACCACGTGTTTCAGTACGTTTAGTTTTTACGTTAACGGGTATTGTTAACTCAGGTGAACTGTTGTTTTTTGACCACGTTTTAATGGAACCCCCAATTCCAATAATAAATACTGAAATAATTACTACAAACACCACTACTAGAAACACCGTTCCAAACGTATCCATAAAACCAAATGTTGGGTCAGAATATCCCATGACTTCTCCTCCTTTTCCTAGTTTACGCATGAAGAGGTGGGGAAGTTTCATCTGGGTATAAGGACACATTGCTTGACCCTTACAAAGAATTAAGGTAGGGTAGGGAATTGTGTGAAACTATATGAAAGAAGGGGAGAATGTGAAGAAAGTTACGAATGTATTTTGGATTACGCTTGCGCTCGTTATTGTAACGGTCCTATTTGGAGCGATTGTGCCTCAAGGATTTGAAACTGTAACATCAAATATGCAAGCCTTTATTACCTCCACATTTGGTTGGTATTACTTAATTCTTGTGGCCTTGATGGTCATCTTTACGCTATTTTTAATTTTTAGCCCTTATGGGAAAATTCGATTAGGAAAAGATACAGATCGCCCTGCTTATTCGCGTCCTACTTGGTTTGCGATGCTATTTTCAGCAGGAATGGGCATTGGTCTCGTATTCTGGGGAGCGGCAGAACCGTTATCTCACTATGCTGTATCATCTCCAACAGGAGAGACAGGGACTGCTCAAGCGTTTCGTGATTCCATGCGTTATACGTTTTTCCACTGGGGATTACATGCCTGGGCCATTTATGCGGTAGTCGCACTCGCGCTCGCTTATTTCCAGTTCCGCAAAGGCGAACCTGGATTAATTTCAGCAACACTTAAGCCAATCTTTGGAGACAAAATGTCTGGACCATGGGGTGTTGTCGTCGATGTATTTGCCGTATTTGCTACGGTAATTGGTGTTGCAACGACTCTTGGCTTCGGTGCTGTTCAAATTAGTGGTGGAATCAGTTATCTATTTGGGATTGAAGCTTCTTACGGTCTACAAGTAGTAATTATTGCTGTTGTAACTGTATTGTTCTTAGCGTCAGCTTGGACTGGCCTTAGTAAAGGAATTAAATACTTATCGAACACAAATATGGTGCTTGCTATAGCACTACTAATTGGTGTTGTCGTATTAGGGCCAACGTTATTGATTTTCAACATGTTTACGGATAGCTTAGGTGCTTATCTACAAAATATTATTCGTATGAGTTTCCGTGCAGCTCCTCTTGATGGCGAAAGTCGAGATTGGATCAATGGCTGGACAATCTTCTATTGGGCATGGTGGATCTCTTGGGCACCGTTCGTCGGTATTTTCATTGCTCGTGTGTCAAAAGGCCGTACTATCCGTGAATTCTTAACGGGTGTACTATTACTACCATCTTTAGTAAGTTTCTTCTGGTTCTCAGCGTTTGGTTCAACTGCTATCGATATTCAGGATGCAGGATCTATAGATTTATCAGGACTTGCGACCGAAGAAGTATTGTTTGCGGCGTTCAGTCAATTACCGCTATCGACAATATTATCTGTCATTGCCGTCATCTTAATTAGCACATTCTTCATTACTAGTGCTGATTCGGCAACATTTGTACTTGGAATGCAAACAACAGGTGGCTCACTCAACCCAGATAATTCTGTGAAAATCGTTTGGGGTATCTCACAATCGATGATCGCCGTTATCTTGTTGGCAGCAAATGGTCTGACAGCGTTACAAAACGCACTGATCATCGCCGCGTTGCCATTCTCTTTTATCATGATATTGATGATGGCCTCAACCCTCAAAGCATTACGACTGGAACGTAAACGACTATAATTTAGATGTGGAGAACGCTTGCCCAGAAATCGCGTGAAAACCAGGCGCACCGAATGAGGCGTTGTTTGCCTCGGTCGGGGTGAATGGTTTTTGCGTGAATTTCTAGCGTTCGGAACTTGATTGCGTTTAGATGTGGAGCCGACTGTTTAGAAATTTTCCAGGGATTTCTAGAAGGCGCAACTCGATTGCGTTTAGATGTGGAGCCGACTGTTTAGAAATCACATGAATTCAAATCAATAAAAAGACTCTTTCGCATGTTTGGTGCGAAAGAGTCTTTTTGTTTTCTAAAATGTGATCCGGTGTGTAGTATCCGGTGAATGGTGGACAGCCACAAAACCATTCTGACGATAGAAAGCATCTGCTTTCGCAGAATCCGTTCGACATGTTACACTTTTAAACGATTCTTTTGCCTTATCTAGACAAGCATCTAAAAGGAGTGTGCCGACTCCATTTCGTCGCTCTTCTTCTGTAACGTAAAAACGGCGCAGTCGGCCTGTTGATGGATCATCAGCATAGGCGTTTTGCAGGATGCCTCCAAGGCCGACAAGCTCATCGTCTTTCCATACACCGAATAGCGCTTCTCCTGGCTTTTGAAAGAGTTCTGAGCCATCTTTGTATTGCTTCACCAAACGCGTCAAAAAGCGATAGCCTTCTTTTTCACTTTCTTCTACCAAGTGTTGAACCGACACCGTGTTTAAATCCGGAATTTGTTTGATTTCGTATGCCATGATGAAACCTCCCCTTTTCTTCTCTATTCGACAGATAGCTCAATTATTCCTCTCTACTCATAGCCTAGTTCTAAGAATTACAAAACTGAGACTATTTTACTTTCAATTTGGAAGCAATAAGGTGATTAATGTTTGATTATTCTGAAAACTGATGGTAGAATATTACTAACCAATTAAGAGTGTGGAGGTGAATAAGTTGAACCATTATTTAGCCAGACAACCAATCGTCGATCGACAAGGCCATGTTGTCGCTTATGAACTATTGTATAGGAACAGTGAGGCAAACGTCTACACGGCTCAAGACCCAAATGATGCTACTCGTCAGGTATTAGATACGGCTTACCATGTGATGGGCCTTGATACCGTTAGTCAGCAACTTCCCGTGTTTGTAAATTTCACCCGTGATTTGATTGTGCACCATCACCATTGGAATATCGCCCCTGGAAATTTAATCATCGAAGTATTGGAATCAATTGAATTCGATGAA
Protein-coding regions in this window:
- a CDS encoding DUF2500 domain-containing protein, with the protein product MGYSDPTFGFMDTFGTVFLVVVFVVIISVFIIGIGGSIKTWSKNNSSPELTIPVNVKTKRTETRGGTGDSAANTWYYVTFEVQSGDRIELPLRGHEFGQLAEGDQGLLTYQGTRYINFNRKIEPRT
- a CDS encoding BCCT family transporter, with protein sequence MKKVTNVFWITLALVIVTVLFGAIVPQGFETVTSNMQAFITSTFGWYYLILVALMVIFTLFLIFSPYGKIRLGKDTDRPAYSRPTWFAMLFSAGMGIGLVFWGAAEPLSHYAVSSPTGETGTAQAFRDSMRYTFFHWGLHAWAIYAVVALALAYFQFRKGEPGLISATLKPIFGDKMSGPWGVVVDVFAVFATVIGVATTLGFGAVQISGGISYLFGIEASYGLQVVIIAVVTVLFLASAWTGLSKGIKYLSNTNMVLAIALLIGVVVLGPTLLIFNMFTDSLGAYLQNIIRMSFRAAPLDGESRDWINGWTIFYWAWWISWAPFVGIFIARVSKGRTIREFLTGVLLLPSLVSFFWFSAFGSTAIDIQDAGSIDLSGLATEEVLFAAFSQLPLSTILSVIAVILISTFFITSADSATFVLGMQTTGGSLNPDNSVKIVWGISQSMIAVILLAANGLTALQNALIIAALPFSFIMILMMASTLKALRLERKRL
- a CDS encoding GNAT family N-acetyltransferase, which produces MAYEIKQIPDLNTVSVQHLVEESEKEGYRFLTRLVKQYKDGSELFQKPGEALFGVWKDDELVGLGGILQNAYADDPSTGRLRRFYVTEEERRNGVGTLLLDACLDKAKESFKSVTCRTDSAKADAFYRQNGFVAVHHSPDTTHRITF